The following are encoded together in the Triticum dicoccoides isolate Atlit2015 ecotype Zavitan chromosome 6B, WEW_v2.0, whole genome shotgun sequence genome:
- the LOC119323753 gene encoding F-box/LRR-repeat protein At2g43260-like: MPDRRGATRLEDLPDDSIDKILVRLPSKDVGRCRAVSTSWCTATSTPKFMLDHHQLQPSLPIIDGRGLPTSFVLFHSAGTKHQLWPFSRCVKHHSEICLHGTCDGFLVISWLHQFYICNPVIHMHALLPQPHVEHALYNTIIGFYQHLPTQEYRVLWVSEPWHPYKSSLHVLTVGSNVMRHINVRMQILSPPSIEQEQQLLKGLRSKSCCPPSVLHRGSLHWCPYDATEIGGHNTDIIVFDSEAESFRWMRSPTQLSHHRKLFDMNGTLALWGSLTPSLTAMDVWAMQDYVWSFKYRIDVSTLEVSRQLISTSCKNKKRTPLDSTVQWLNDMVVLNDRELLIMFNSKHVMRCDIGGNFLEMVNIGKRQYCMMLNHSRLKESIIPIPSN; this comes from the coding sequence ATGCCGGACAGGAGAGGCGCGACCCGGCTCGAGGACCTACCCGACGATAGCATCGACAAGATACTCGTCCGGTTGCCGTCCAAGGACGTCGGACGCTGCCGAGCCGTCAGCACGTCATGGTGCACTGCCACATCCACACCCAAATTCATGCTCGACCACCACCAGCTCCAGCCCTCGCTCCCCATTATTGACGGCCGGGGGCTGCCCACTAGTTTCGTCCTCTTCCACTCCGCCGGCACCAAACATCAGCTCTGGCCTTTCTCCCGGTGTGTCAAACACCACTCCGAGATTTGTCTTCATGGCACCTGCGATGGCTTCCTCGTCATCTCCTGGCTGCACCAATTCTACATCTGCAATCCGGTTATCCACATGCATGCTCTCCTACCCCAGCCTCATGTGGAGCATGCCCTCTACAACACCATAATTGGTTTCTACCAGCACCTTCCAACTCAAGAATACAGGGTGCTCTGGGTCTCGGAACCATGGCACCCGTATAAATCCAGCTTGCACGTTCTCACCGTGGGATCCAATGTGATGAGGCATATCAACGTCAGAATGCAAATACTCTCACCGCCATCCATCGAACAAGAACAACAATTACTGAAGGGATTGCGCTCTAAGTCGTGTTGTCCACCATCTGTGCTTCACCGTGGCAGCTTGCACTGGTGTCCTTATGATGCCACTGAAATTGGGGGACACAACACAGATATTATTGTGTTTGATTCAGAAGCCGAGTCATTCCGGTGGATGCGCAGTCCCACCCAGCTAAGCCATCATAGAAAGTTGTTCGACATGAATGGGACACTTGCTTTATGGGGCAGCTTGACTCCCAGCTTGACCGCTATGGATGTCTGGGCGATGCAGGATTACGTCTGGAGTTTCAAGTACCGGATCGACGTGTCAACGCTGGAGGTATCACGACAACTTATTTCAACCTCTtgcaaaaataaaaagagaacacCACTTGATTCAACAGTGCAATGGCTCAATGATATGGTTGTGTTGAACGACCGTGAGTTGCTGATCATGTTTAACAGTAAACATGTAATGCGTTGTGACATTGGTGGCAACTTCTTAGAAATGGTGAACATCGGAAAGCGTCAATATTGTATGATGCTTAATCACAGCCGCCTCAAAGAGAGCATTATTCCAATTCCATCCAACTAG
- the LOC119323754 gene encoding serine/arginine repetitive matrix protein 1-like: MGQSCVEVRGDVERSFSQPNPRSSSSFSDRSSSCAALRRRSFPAPRRRSCPAPRHRSPPAPRLSRRNCLLLRCRSCRPPASPSSPLPQKDLRFPQLPPLSAPAAPELPSESPEAPDPDHHQQPKADEQPSVVLAIDDDGAVDAMERGRDPPDGQRQEFRLHGADFQLLLLPPVAPAPCGCTRAASGTRAGGRRGTPSSVY; this comes from the exons ATGGGGCAGTCATGCGTAGAGGTGCGCGGTGATGTCGAACGGAG CTTCTCCCAACCAAacccgcgctcctcgtcctccttctCCGACAGAAGTAGCAGCTGCGCTGCTCTCCGCCGCCGCAGCTTCCCTGCTCCCCGCCGCCGCAGCTGCCCTGCTCCCCGCCACCGCAGCCCCCCTGCTCCCCGGCTCTCCCGCCGCAACTGCCTCCTGCTCCGCTGCCGCAGCTGCCGCCCGCCTGCCTCCCCAAGCTCCCCCCTTCCTCAAAAAGATCTTCGATTTCCCCAGCTACCGCCGCTCTCTGCTCCGGCTGCGCCGGAATTGCCATCGGAGAGCCCGGAGGCGCCGGATCCAGACCACCACCAACAACCTAAGGCCGACGAGCAGCCAAGTGTCGTCCTCGCCATCGACGACGATGGTGCCGTCGACGCCATGGAGCGAGGGCGAGATCCTCCAGACGGCCAACGTCAAGAGTTTCGCCTTCACGGAGCTGATTTTCAGCTGCTTCTGCTGCCCCCGGTAGCGCCAGCACCGTGCGGCTGTACGAGGGCCGCGTCCGGCACTCGCGCCGGCGGCCGGCGGGGCACGCCTTCGA GCGTCTACTGA